The proteins below come from a single Felis catus isolate Fca126 chromosome A1, F.catus_Fca126_mat1.0, whole genome shotgun sequence genomic window:
- the LOC101080353 gene encoding olfactory receptor 2G6, which produces MEESSNSSEKGFLLLGFADEPWLERILFIIILLLYIFNILGNTTIILVSCLVPKLHTPMYFFLSNLSCVDICFTTSVAPQLLVTMNKKEKSVSYGGCVAQLYVAMGLGSSECILLAVMAYDRYAAVCQPLQYTTIMHPQLCASLASIAWLSGLITSLIQCSLTVQLPLCGHRKLDHIFCEVPVLIKLACVDTTFNEVELFVASVIFLVVPVSLILVSYGFITKAVLRIKSAAGRWKVFGTCSSHLIVVIIFYGTIIFMYLQPAKSRSKKQGKFVSLFYTIVTPVLNPIIYTLRNKDVKGAWRTLVMRNGLTQKIYDLYV; this is translated from the coding sequence ATGGAGGAAAGCAGCAACAGCTCTGAAAAGGGTTTTCTTCTCCTGGGATTTGCAGATGAACCCTGGCTTGAAAGGATCCTTTTCAtcataattttgcttttgtacATCTTTAACATTCTGGGGAACACTACCATTATTTTAGTATCTTGTTTAGTCCCCAAACTCCACACGCCAATGTACTTTTTCCTCAGCAATCTGTCTTGTGTGGACATCTGCTTTACCACCAGTGTTGCCCCACAGTTGCTAGTTACCatgaataagaaagagaaaagtgtgaGCTATGGTGGATGCGTGGCCCAGCTGTATGTGGCCATGGGGTTGGGTTCCTCTGAATGTATTCTCCTGGCGGTCATGGCTTATGATCGTTATGCTGCTGTCTGCCAGCCTCTGCAATATACAACCATTATGCATCCTCAGCTCTGTGCATCCCTAGCCAGCATAGCATGGCTCAGTGGACTGATCACCTCCTTAATCCAGTGCTCCCTTACTGTTCAGCTACCCCTTTGTGGACATCGCAAACTGGACCACATTTTCTGTGAGGTTCCTGTGCTCATCAAACTGGCCTGTGTGGACACAACTTTCAATGAAGTAGAACTCTTTGTGGCTAGTGTGATTTTTCTAGTTGTCCCAGTGTCACTCATCTTAGTCTCCTATGGCTTCATAACAAAAGCTGTGCTGAGGATAAAATCAGCAGCAGGGCGCTGGAAGGTTTTTGGGACTTGTTCATCCCACCTGATTGTGGTCATCATTTTCTATGGCACCATCATTTTTATGTACCTTCAGCCGGCCAAAAGTAGGTCAAAAAAACAGGGTaaatttgtctctcttttctacACCATAGTCACCCCAGTCTTAAACCCCATTATCTATACTCTGAGAAACAAAGATGTGAAAGGGGCCTGGAGAACACTGGTAATGAGAAATGGTCTTACTCAGAAAATATATGACTTGTATGTATAA